The Claveliimonas bilis genome window below encodes:
- a CDS encoding class II fructose-bisphosphate aldolase, with amino-acid sequence MLVTLREVLKDAKEKKYGVGLFNTVNLEMTKGVIQAAEELRSPVIIGTAEVLLPYAELEELAYFMVPMAKKASVPVVLHFDHGVTEQRIMEALKLGYTSVMYDCSTDTYENNVKRVADMVKTAGTFGASVEAELGHVGANEGNLGKTDAEDDSIYTQPEQAKDFAKRTNVDALAVAIGTAHGAYKEKPRLDIGRLAEISRTIETPLVLHGGSGLSDDDFRNCVANGITKINIFTDINCIAAKAAYENYREGLGQTNIQNQVIEAVKQETMKKMKVFGSVNRA; translated from the coding sequence ATGCTTGTCACATTACGGGAGGTTTTAAAGGATGCGAAGGAAAAAAAGTACGGTGTGGGACTCTTTAATACAGTGAATCTGGAAATGACAAAAGGGGTGATACAGGCTGCGGAGGAGCTGCGCTCACCGGTTATTATCGGAACGGCAGAGGTACTTCTTCCTTATGCGGAACTGGAAGAGCTGGCGTATTTTATGGTTCCCATGGCGAAGAAAGCTTCTGTTCCGGTCGTGCTGCATTTCGACCACGGAGTAACCGAGCAGAGGATTATGGAGGCGCTGAAGCTGGGGTATACCTCTGTCATGTATGACTGTTCTACAGATACCTATGAGAATAATGTAAAACGTGTGGCGGATATGGTGAAAACAGCAGGAACCTTTGGTGCATCAGTAGAAGCAGAATTGGGGCATGTAGGAGCCAATGAGGGAAATCTGGGAAAAACAGATGCAGAGGATGACAGCATTTATACCCAGCCGGAGCAGGCAAAGGATTTTGCCAAGCGGACAAATGTGGATGCGCTGGCAGTGGCTATTGGAACGGCTCACGGAGCGTATAAGGAAAAGCCCAGACTCGATATCGGAAGGCTTGCGGAAATATCCCGTACAATAGAAACTCCTTTAGTGCTGCACGGGGGAAGCGGACTTTCCGATGACGATTTCAGAAACTGTGTGGCAAACGGAATTACGAAGATTAATATTTTCACGGATATCAACTGTATCGCCGCAAAGGCTGCTTATGAAAATTACAGGGAAGGACTGGGGCAGACGAATATACAGAATCAGGTGATCGAGGCAGTGAAGCAGGAGACCATGAAGAAAATGAAGGTGTTCGGAAGCGTGAACAGAGCTTAG
- a CDS encoding ABC transporter ATP-binding protein, producing MELCIKDLTKEFKDKRAVDRVNWTLTPGIWGLLGANGAGKTTLMRMVAGLIKPSSGTVEYDNVSIDVLGGSYRSIFGYLPQEFGFYPEFHVQDYLDYMAALKGISRKTAAKRIEGLLQTFSLADVRKKKIRQLSGGMKRRVGIAQALLNDPEVLILDEPTSGLDPGERIKLRNLLSEFATDRIVLISTHIVPDIEYIAASTAIMKEGKIVAAGTPKELLKQVEHKVWSACIPEYDLHKYEKNLRIVNIRGEEENMVSIRYLAKRPVIEGTKECAPKLEDLYLWLFPEEEVE from the coding sequence ATGGAACTTTGTATAAAAGATCTGACGAAAGAATTTAAAGATAAAAGGGCAGTGGATCGCGTGAACTGGACGCTGACTCCGGGCATATGGGGGCTTCTTGGAGCAAACGGAGCCGGAAAGACAACCCTTATGCGCATGGTGGCAGGTCTGATAAAGCCTTCGTCGGGAACGGTGGAATACGACAATGTTTCTATTGATGTACTGGGAGGAAGCTACCGCAGTATTTTCGGTTATCTGCCCCAGGAATTTGGCTTTTATCCGGAATTTCATGTGCAGGATTATCTGGATTATATGGCGGCGTTAAAAGGGATCAGCAGGAAAACAGCCGCAAAACGGATAGAAGGTCTGCTGCAGACATTTTCCCTGGCAGATGTAAGGAAAAAGAAGATCCGCCAGCTGTCCGGAGGAATGAAGAGGAGGGTAGGGATCGCACAGGCTCTTTTAAACGATCCGGAAGTGTTGATCCTGGATGAGCCGACCAGCGGACTTGATCCGGGAGAGCGGATCAAATTACGCAATCTTCTGTCGGAATTTGCCACAGACCGCATTGTGCTGATATCTACTCACATTGTTCCGGACATTGAGTATATTGCAGCGAGTACGGCGATTATGAAAGAAGGAAAAATTGTGGCGGCCGGAACGCCAAAAGAACTTCTTAAGCAGGTGGAGCATAAAGTGTGGTCAGCCTGTATTCCGGAATATGATCTTCATAAGTATGAAAAAAATCTGCGTATTGTAAATATCCGGGGGGAAGAAGAAAATATGGTTTCTATCCGTTACCTGGCAAAGAGGCCTGTGATAGAAGGAACAAAAGAATGTGCTCCAAAGCTGGAGGACTTGTATTTGTGGCTCTTCCCGGAAGAGGAGGTGGAATAG
- a CDS encoding RNA polymerase sigma factor has product MTREDEIFEQLKSGNRDAVEELVQLYYGEILVYCRYHVPDPGMAEDAVQETFLKVFRYLDRYRHKGKFRAFLYQVAANTCVDLCRKARDNTLLPEIPCWDKGLDEEEEKEDFLLLLSCLPDDLREIVFLRFSQELKLREIGQVLNLPLRTVQSRLRKALKLLEKEMEERRWNMNE; this is encoded by the coding sequence ATGACGCGCGAAGATGAAATTTTTGAACAACTGAAAAGTGGAAACCGCGATGCAGTGGAAGAACTGGTACAGCTTTATTATGGAGAAATCCTTGTCTACTGCAGATATCATGTCCCTGATCCGGGGATGGCGGAGGACGCTGTGCAGGAAACATTTCTGAAAGTGTTCCGCTATCTGGACCGTTACAGACATAAGGGAAAGTTCCGCGCCTTTTTATATCAGGTGGCAGCCAATACCTGTGTGGATCTGTGCAGAAAAGCAAGAGACAACACTCTCTTGCCCGAAATCCCCTGCTGGGACAAAGGGTTGGATGAGGAAGAGGAGAAAGAAGATTTCCTGCTTCTATTGAGCTGCCTGCCGGACGACCTTAGGGAAATTGTATTTTTAAGGTTTTCCCAGGAACTGAAACTTAGGGAAATCGGACAGGTTTTAAACCTTCCGCTCCGAACGGTTCAGTCAAGACTTAGAAAAGCGTTAAAACTGCTGGAAAAAGAAATGGAAGAAAGAAGGTGGAATATGAATGAATAG
- a CDS encoding ISLre2 family transposase, with product MDIITLINTLVSGLLNAEEKFLEHLDSFTMFEETVSSLSNQLAADFIGLVLTNADQLIRDSGIRKGRYTVQRSRQRTLISIVGDITFTHTLYKDQAGKNRCLLDELIRLPDRERFTAAAEAKLLNEAEVHSYQHAAESIKTNGQTITKTTVMNKVHSIEKQIPEMEEAPKEKKACEYLYIEADEDHIHRQKDGKEQGCFIGKLVYLFEGKEEICNGRRKLVSPFYFGGLYAGSEQNAALWESVDAYIRQHYDLDVLKCVYINSDGGSWIRAAAGYVSKSRLVADRFHLMKYINRVARYTLEEEGITKGRFYKYIYKNKLLAAKKLLTRIQNHCEGSDRAVEDCRTYLVGNWEYIERAFHDKYVLGCSAEGHVSSVLSERMSSRPMGWSETGSDRMCKLRCFIRNYGREKVIDLVNYRRDRELETCVATGTDGLIDERQKKKYTAKQREAQRYAEALHGTLAGNSTVRKILAIREQIGNI from the coding sequence ATGGATATTATAACATTAATCAATACTCTTGTCAGCGGATTACTCAATGCGGAGGAGAAATTTCTGGAACACCTGGATTCATTTACTATGTTCGAGGAAACGGTCAGCAGCTTGAGCAATCAACTGGCGGCAGATTTTATCGGGCTGGTACTGACGAATGCGGACCAGCTGATCCGTGACAGCGGGATACGCAAAGGCCGTTATACTGTACAGCGGAGCAGACAGAGGACCTTGATCTCCATTGTGGGAGATATTACCTTTACGCATACCCTGTATAAAGATCAGGCGGGAAAGAACCGATGCCTTCTGGATGAACTGATACGTCTGCCGGACAGAGAAAGATTTACAGCCGCGGCAGAAGCAAAACTGTTAAATGAAGCGGAAGTCCATTCTTATCAGCATGCTGCGGAGTCTATAAAGACAAATGGACAAACGATCACAAAGACAACGGTAATGAACAAAGTCCACTCCATCGAAAAACAGATCCCGGAGATGGAAGAGGCGCCAAAGGAAAAGAAAGCCTGCGAATACCTCTATATTGAAGCAGATGAGGATCATATCCACCGACAGAAAGATGGAAAAGAACAGGGATGTTTTATCGGCAAGCTGGTCTATCTCTTTGAAGGGAAGGAAGAGATCTGCAATGGCAGGAGAAAGCTGGTCTCACCGTTCTATTTTGGAGGGCTTTATGCGGGATCAGAACAGAATGCCGCCCTGTGGGAATCTGTAGATGCTTATATCCGGCAGCACTATGATCTGGATGTACTGAAATGCGTGTATATCAACAGCGATGGAGGGAGCTGGATCCGAGCAGCCGCCGGCTATGTAAGTAAAAGCAGACTTGTAGCAGACCGGTTCCATCTGATGAAATACATTAACCGGGTAGCCCGGTATACGCTGGAAGAAGAAGGAATCACAAAAGGCCGGTTCTATAAGTATATTTATAAAAATAAGCTCTTGGCAGCCAAAAAGCTTCTGACCCGGATCCAGAACCACTGTGAAGGGAGCGACCGTGCGGTAGAAGACTGCAGGACATATCTTGTTGGAAACTGGGAGTATATCGAGAGGGCATTTCATGATAAGTACGTACTGGGGTGCAGCGCGGAAGGACATGTGAGCAGCGTTTTATCTGAACGCATGAGCTCAAGGCCAATGGGCTGGAGTGAAACAGGCTCAGACCGGATGTGCAAGCTGCGTTGTTTTATCCGTAATTATGGCCGGGAAAAAGTGATCGATCTGGTGAATTACCGGAGGGATCGGGAACTGGAAACCTGCGTGGCAACAGGAACAGACGGCTTGATAGATGAGCGGCAGAAGAAAAAGTATACGGCGAAGCAGAGGGAGGCCCAGCGGTACGCAGAGGCTTTACATGGAACTCTGGCAGGAAATTCCACAGTGCGGAAGATCCTTGCCATCCGAGAACAGATTGGAAATATATAA
- a CDS encoding DUF6034 family protein, with amino-acid sequence MKKRCIISFIVVTILLSACQKTPEEAVVTDKSQGLPEGSAIPEEKDTPKDLDLPKHWQETLVRGDGFVTLESDYDIEIPEVYNTPVYAWEALPMTDEFLERLCDYFANGDRIYEYQGMTKSELAEKKEELEQQKSSASYLEYDAIEEALKALDKALEKAPEKNGERKYIEPKLTEPQMTKEEQRGAKVFINDGYYPWYYDTDKKIGFLARVDRIEGCDPLIRAVSYDKDVGSVSAFLYQQGIWTDQKQAERNLEMRATIGTEEESESYERTLSMIEQSTCEDFTEEDAKEMVENMVEDLNIQDMEVSDCVKMIGSSDTENWNELELNAPELEAGYSFRLYPQAGDVKGYTLQRSKQYENLPETSYAPTFLTACIEIMVTEDGVKKFEWDYISEKKDMIAANTMLLSFDEIKEKLADHLFYAELSVEGGEIPPDASYIYDVKDVQLRAANVNAYEDPDAAWLVPVWVFKVGRTGVYEYDEGKIEESVLPPSVVLINAIDGGYVSVPL; translated from the coding sequence ATGAAAAAAAGATGTATTATTAGTTTTATAGTGGTTACCATTTTATTATCTGCTTGTCAAAAGACGCCGGAGGAGGCGGTGGTGACAGATAAATCCCAAGGTCTTCCAGAGGGGAGTGCGATTCCAGAGGAGAAGGATACGCCCAAAGATTTAGATTTGCCCAAACACTGGCAGGAGACTTTGGTAAGAGGGGATGGATTTGTGACTTTGGAGTCGGATTATGATATCGAAATTCCGGAAGTTTACAACACCCCGGTTTACGCTTGGGAAGCTCTGCCAATGACTGATGAATTTCTGGAAAGGCTCTGCGATTATTTTGCGAACGGGGATCGGATTTATGAATACCAGGGTATGACAAAGAGCGAGTTGGCCGAGAAAAAGGAAGAGCTGGAACAGCAGAAAAGCAGCGCTTCATATTTGGAATATGATGCAATAGAAGAGGCGCTTAAAGCGCTGGACAAGGCGCTTGAAAAGGCTCCAGAAAAGAATGGGGAAAGAAAGTATATTGAACCGAAACTGACAGAACCTCAGATGACAAAAGAAGAGCAAAGAGGCGCAAAAGTCTTTATTAACGATGGCTATTATCCCTGGTATTATGATACGGACAAAAAGATTGGATTTCTTGCAAGAGTAGATCGGATAGAAGGATGTGATCCTTTGATCCGTGCAGTGAGCTATGACAAAGATGTAGGAAGTGTTTCTGCTTTTTTGTATCAGCAGGGCATTTGGACAGATCAAAAACAGGCAGAAAGAAATCTGGAAATGAGAGCTACGATTGGAACAGAGGAAGAGTCGGAATCATATGAACGTACTTTGAGTATGATAGAGCAGAGCACATGCGAAGATTTTACAGAAGAAGATGCCAAGGAGATGGTAGAAAATATGGTGGAGGATTTGAATATCCAGGATATGGAAGTGAGCGATTGTGTCAAAATGATCGGATCTTCAGATACAGAAAACTGGAACGAGTTGGAGTTAAATGCCCCTGAACTAGAAGCAGGATATTCTTTCCGTCTATATCCGCAGGCCGGAGATGTGAAAGGCTATACGCTGCAGCGATCTAAGCAATATGAGAATCTTCCGGAAACTTCCTATGCACCAACATTTCTCACAGCCTGCATTGAGATAATGGTTACAGAAGACGGCGTCAAGAAATTTGAATGGGACTATATCTCTGAAAAGAAGGATATGATTGCAGCAAATACGATGCTTCTTTCTTTCGATGAGATCAAAGAAAAGCTGGCAGATCATCTCTTCTATGCAGAGCTGTCCGTAGAAGGTGGCGAGATTCCACCGGATGCCTCCTATATTTATGACGTGAAAGACGTACAGCTTCGCGCGGCCAATGTCAATGCCTATGAGGATCCCGATGCAGCTTGGCTGGTGCCGGTGTGGGTATTTAAAGTGGGACGTACTGGAGTCTATGAATATGATGAAGGGAAAATCGAGGAAAGCGTTTTGCCGCCAAGCGTTGTTTTGATCAATGCTATTGACGGAGGCTATGTTTCGGTTCCCTTATAA
- a CDS encoding type II toxin-antitoxin system RelE/ParE family toxin: MLKLRINPFVAADLKEIRDYIAEDNPEYAAKTIKEIYAKFENIQVFPAMGTDLSKKVSFQTDYKYTVWKNYVIIYKVVEEYVEIYRVVNRYRDIMRIFE, translated from the coding sequence ATGCTGAAATTGCGGATTAACCCGTTTGTTGCAGCGGACTTAAAAGAGATACGTGATTATATCGCTGAAGATAATCCGGAATACGCTGCAAAGACGATAAAAGAAATTTATGCTAAATTTGAGAACATTCAAGTATTCCCTGCAATGGGGACAGATCTCTCTAAAAAGGTCAGCTTTCAAACAGACTACAAATATACTGTTTGGAAGAACTATGTGATTATTTATAAGGTGGTAGAAGAGTATGTGGAAATCTATCGAGTGGTAAATCGCTACAGAGATATTATGAGGATTTTTGAATAG
- a CDS encoding type II toxin-antitoxin system prevent-host-death family antitoxin, with product MPNILPVSDLRNYNEVLKKCRTGEPVFLTKNGRGRFVVLDIEDYERDRAEKKLLMKLQEAEEAVKSGEGWLSLDELKELMQE from the coding sequence ATGCCGAATATTTTACCGGTATCTGATTTGAGAAATTATAATGAAGTTTTAAAAAAATGCAGGACAGGGGAGCCAGTATTTCTGACAAAAAATGGAAGAGGACGTTTTGTAGTACTGGACATAGAGGATTATGAGCGTGATCGCGCGGAGAAAAAGTTGTTAATGAAACTGCAGGAGGCAGAGGAGGCAGTCAAAAGTGGTGAAGGCTGGCTTAGTCTGGATGAATTAAAAGAACTTATGCAGGAGTAA
- a CDS encoding V-type ATP synthase subunit D, translating into MDPRTFPTKGNLMLAKNSLALARQGYELMDKKRNILIRELMELIDEARSIQEEIDSTFTYAYQCLQRANIENGISTISQIAYTVPIEDSVVIQTRSIMGTEIPHVKYTPSAAVPTYAFSTTKESVDQAVEAFRKVKDLTVKLSMVENAAYRLAANIKKTQKRANALQNITIPMYTNLVYTITNALEEKEREEFTRLKVIKRRKQG; encoded by the coding sequence ATGGATCCGCGTACATTTCCGACCAAGGGAAATCTGATGCTGGCGAAAAACTCGCTGGCCCTTGCCAGGCAGGGATATGAGCTGATGGATAAGAAGAGAAATATTCTGATCCGCGAGCTGATGGAACTGATTGACGAGGCCAGGAGCATCCAGGAAGAGATTGACAGCACCTTTACCTATGCGTATCAGTGCCTGCAAAGAGCCAATATTGAGAACGGGATCAGCACAATCTCTCAGATTGCTTATACGGTTCCTATTGAGGATTCCGTAGTGATCCAGACGAGAAGTATCATGGGGACAGAGATACCTCATGTGAAATACACACCCTCCGCTGCCGTTCCCACTTATGCATTCAGCACGACAAAGGAGTCGGTAGATCAGGCGGTGGAGGCCTTCCGTAAGGTAAAAGACCTGACCGTCAAGCTGTCCATGGTAGAGAATGCAGCCTACCGGCTGGCAGCCAATATTAAGAAAACACAGAAGAGGGCGAACGCCCTTCAGAATATCACAATTCCTATGTATACAAATCTTGTGTATACCATTACCAATGCACTGGAAGAAAAAGAACGGGAAGAATTTACCCGTCTGAAGGTCATTAAGAGACGAAAGCAGGGGTAA
- a CDS encoding V-type ATP synthase subunit B yields the protein MPIEYLGLSNINGPLIAMEGIQDAFYDEIVEFVVNGTERRIGRIIELYEDKAVIQVFEGSEGMSLKNTHTRLTGHPMEIALSKDMLGRTFNGIGQPIDDLGPIVSRLKRDVNGLPLNPVKREYPRNYIRTGISAIDGLTTLIRGQKLPIFSGNGLPHDQLAAQIVKQASLGEDSNEEFAIVFAAMGVKHDVADFFRRTFEESGAADHVAMFLNLANDPVVERLITPKVALTVAEYLAFEQNMHILVILTDMTSFAEAMREVSSSKGEIPSRKGFPGYLYSELAAIYERAGIVRGVNGSVTQIPILTMPNDDITHPIPDLTGYITEGQIVLDRNLNGQSIYPPISVLPSLSRLMKDGIGEGYTREDHQDLANQLFSAYAKVGDARNLASVIGEDELSPIDKEYLAFGKEFEEKYIGQGAEENRTIEETLNLGWELLGRLPKEELDRVDTKILDKYYHPTKRDEGVTTSASPGSIANQ from the coding sequence ATGCCAATAGAATATCTTGGACTTAGCAACATCAATGGCCCTCTGATCGCCATGGAAGGGATACAGGATGCCTTTTATGATGAGATTGTGGAATTTGTTGTAAATGGTACGGAAAGAAGAATCGGACGTATCATTGAGCTGTATGAAGATAAAGCCGTGATCCAGGTGTTTGAAGGGTCGGAAGGTATGTCCCTTAAGAATACCCATACCAGGCTGACCGGGCATCCTATGGAGATCGCGCTTTCCAAAGATATGCTGGGACGGACGTTCAATGGGATTGGCCAGCCTATCGATGATCTGGGACCCATCGTCTCCAGATTGAAGAGGGATGTCAACGGCCTTCCGCTGAATCCGGTCAAGAGGGAATATCCGAGAAACTATATCCGGACAGGGATCTCGGCGATTGACGGACTCACCACGCTGATTCGCGGGCAGAAATTGCCTATCTTTTCCGGGAACGGACTTCCCCATGACCAGCTGGCTGCCCAGATCGTAAAGCAGGCGTCCCTCGGAGAGGATTCCAATGAGGAGTTTGCCATTGTATTTGCGGCCATGGGTGTGAAACATGACGTGGCGGACTTTTTCCGAAGGACATTTGAGGAGAGCGGGGCGGCAGACCATGTTGCCATGTTTCTGAACCTGGCAAATGACCCGGTGGTGGAACGTCTGATCACGCCAAAGGTAGCGCTGACGGTTGCCGAATACCTGGCGTTTGAGCAGAATATGCATATCCTTGTTATATTGACGGATATGACATCCTTTGCAGAGGCCATGCGTGAAGTTTCTTCCTCAAAAGGAGAGATTCCCAGCCGAAAAGGATTTCCCGGCTATCTGTACAGTGAGCTGGCGGCCATTTATGAGCGTGCGGGCATTGTCCGCGGCGTAAACGGTTCCGTGACACAGATTCCCATCCTGACTATGCCGAACGATGATATCACTCATCCGATCCCGGATCTGACCGGATATATTACAGAGGGGCAGATCGTTCTGGACCGCAATCTGAACGGACAGTCTATCTATCCGCCTATCAGTGTCCTTCCATCTCTTTCCCGTCTGATGAAGGACGGCATCGGCGAGGGTTATACAAGGGAAGATCATCAGGATCTTGCCAATCAGCTCTTTTCCGCCTATGCAAAAGTAGGAGATGCAAGGAACCTTGCTTCTGTTATCGGGGAAGATGAACTGTCACCTATTGACAAGGAATATCTTGCTTTCGGAAAAGAATTTGAAGAAAAATATATCGGACAGGGTGCGGAGGAGAACCGTACCATTGAAGAGACATTGAATCTGGGCTGGGAGCTTTTGGGAAGGCTTCCGAAAGAAGAACTGGACCGTGTGGATACAAAGATACTGGATAAATATTATCATCCCACAAAACGGGACGAGGGCGTTACTACAAGCGCAAGTCCGGGTTCCATTGCCAATCAGTAG
- a CDS encoding V-type ATP synthase subunit A, protein MANTGKIYGINGPVIYLKGNTGFCMSEMVYVGEEHLVGEVIALDKDRTTIQVYEETSGLRPGEEVIASGGPVSVTLAPGILNNIFDGIERPLEKISESGGAFITKGVSVDSLDKTKKWSTHITVKEGEYLHGGDIFAEVPETRAIVHKCMIPPDVEGTVVSVAEDGDYTIEETLIVVEGNNGKRTEVAMAQKWPIRTARPVSQRFSASVPLVTGQRIIDTMFPIAKGGTAAIPGGFGTGKTMTQHQIAKWSDADIIIYIGCGERGNEMTQVLEEFAELTDPRTGNPLMDRTTLIANTSNMPVAAREASIYTGLTLAEYYRDMGYDVAIMADSTSRWAEALRELSGRLEEMPAEEGFPAYLASRLSAFYERAGMMHNLNGTDGSVSIIGAVSPQGGDFSEPVTQNTKRFVRCFWGLDKSLAYSRHFPAIHWLSSYSEYLGDLAPWYQDNVSPKFVDYRNRLMALLNQESSLLEIVKLIGSDVLPDDQKLILEIARVIRLGFLQQNAFHKDDTCVSMEKQFLMMDTILYLYKQARALVTMGHPMSVLKAENIFERVISIKYDVPNDRLEMFAQYHRDIDAFYQRVLEKNA, encoded by the coding sequence TTGGCTAATACCGGGAAAATTTACGGGATCAATGGTCCTGTCATCTATTTGAAGGGAAATACAGGATTCTGTATGTCGGAGATGGTATATGTCGGTGAAGAACATCTGGTAGGAGAAGTCATTGCCCTTGATAAAGACAGGACAACGATACAGGTTTATGAAGAAACATCCGGTCTTAGACCGGGGGAAGAAGTTATCGCATCGGGCGGACCTGTCTCAGTAACATTGGCTCCCGGCATACTGAATAATATTTTCGATGGAATCGAACGCCCTCTGGAGAAGATATCCGAGAGCGGCGGAGCATTTATCACCAAGGGAGTTTCCGTGGATTCCCTGGATAAGACAAAAAAATGGAGTACCCATATCACAGTAAAAGAAGGAGAATATCTTCACGGAGGAGATATCTTTGCAGAAGTGCCGGAAACCCGGGCTATTGTCCATAAATGTATGATCCCGCCTGATGTGGAAGGTACTGTCGTCTCAGTTGCAGAAGATGGAGACTACACCATAGAGGAAACGTTGATCGTGGTGGAGGGAAATAACGGGAAAAGAACTGAGGTCGCCATGGCACAGAAATGGCCGATCCGGACTGCCCGTCCTGTAAGCCAGCGGTTTTCCGCGTCTGTTCCCCTTGTGACAGGCCAGAGGATCATTGATACCATGTTTCCCATTGCAAAGGGAGGAACGGCGGCAATCCCAGGAGGATTCGGAACAGGAAAGACGATGACGCAGCACCAGATTGCAAAATGGTCGGATGCGGACATCATCATTTATATTGGATGCGGAGAGCGTGGAAATGAAATGACCCAGGTTCTGGAAGAGTTTGCCGAGCTGACAGATCCAAGAACGGGGAACCCTTTGATGGACCGGACCACGCTTATCGCCAACACATCCAACATGCCGGTGGCTGCCAGAGAAGCCAGCATTTACACAGGTCTTACTCTGGCGGAGTATTATCGGGACATGGGATATGACGTGGCGATCATGGCGGACTCTACATCCCGGTGGGCAGAGGCATTAAGGGAGCTGTCCGGACGTTTGGAGGAAATGCCGGCGGAAGAAGGTTTCCCTGCTTATCTTGCCTCAAGGCTTTCGGCGTTTTATGAAAGGGCAGGTATGATGCATAATCTGAATGGAACAGACGGCTCTGTCTCTATTATCGGGGCAGTGTCCCCACAGGGAGGAGATTTCTCGGAGCCTGTCACCCAGAATACGAAGCGGTTCGTGCGGTGTTTCTGGGGATTGGATAAGAGTCTTGCCTACTCCCGACATTTCCCGGCGATTCACTGGCTTAGCAGTTACAGTGAATATCTGGGAGATCTGGCGCCCTGGTACCAGGATAACGTATCGCCGAAATTTGTCGATTACAGAAACCGCCTGATGGCGCTTCTCAATCAGGAGAGCAGTCTTCTGGAAATTGTCAAGCTGATCGGAAGCGATGTGCTTCCTGATGATCAGAAGCTGATCCTGGAGATCGCCAGAGTGATCCGTCTGGGATTCCTGCAGCAGAACGCTTTCCATAAGGATGACACCTGCGTTTCTATGGAAAAGCAGTTTTTAATGATGGATACCATACTTTATCTCTATAAACAGGCAAGAGCGCTGGTGACAATGGGGCATCCCATGTCTGTTTTGAAAGCGGAAAATATTTTTGAGCGTGTCATTTCCATTAAATATGATGTTCCGAATGACCGGCTGGAAATGTTTGCACAGTACCATCGTGACATTGACGCGTTTTATCAGCGCGTATTGGAAAAGAATGCGTAA
- a CDS encoding V-type ATP synthase subunit E, with translation MTLEEKIAHIRSVSMEEARTEGNSIISSYKEALEKVFEDHKREAQHQAQTRIKAETTNARLQRNQAMAKAQLDLKREQSKVQQELKDKIFDEVHQLIAAYRKTPEYDRFLADCIKNALDFAGREEMTIYIDPSDQEKKSALEKETGVLLTISAEDFIGGVRSVIRSRNILIDHSFKTALQNEYDQFMLQGGEGLG, from the coding sequence TTGACATTAGAAGAAAAGATCGCACACATCCGAAGTGTATCCATGGAAGAAGCCAGGACAGAAGGAAATTCCATTATCAGCTCCTATAAAGAAGCATTGGAGAAGGTGTTTGAAGATCATAAAAGAGAGGCACAGCACCAGGCTCAGACCCGGATCAAAGCAGAGACGACCAATGCCAGACTGCAGAGAAACCAGGCTATGGCAAAGGCGCAGCTGGATCTGAAGCGGGAGCAGAGCAAAGTGCAGCAGGAGCTGAAGGACAAAATTTTTGATGAGGTGCATCAGCTTATCGCAGCATACAGAAAAACACCGGAATACGACCGTTTTCTTGCGGATTGCATTAAGAACGCACTGGATTTTGCCGGGCGGGAAGAAATGACAATTTATATTGATCCTTCCGATCAGGAGAAAAAGTCTGCTTTGGAAAAGGAAACAGGGGTGCTTCTTACGATCAGTGCGGAAGATTTTATAGGCGGGGTGCGCTCTGTCATCCGCAGCAGAAATATTCTGATCGATCATTCTTTTAAGACAGCTCTTCAGAATGAATATGATCAGTTCATGCTTCAGGGAGGTGAGGGACTTGGCTAA
- a CDS encoding V-type ATP synthase subunit F has translation MKMYLISDNVDTYTGMRLAGVDGVVVHEREELYHALQNVLQDKTVGIVLLTEKFGREFPDIIDEFRLERKMPLLIEIPDRHGTGRSKDFITSYITEAIGLKL, from the coding sequence ATGAAAATGTATTTAATCAGTGATAATGTAGATACCTATACAGGAATGCGCCTTGCAGGCGTTGATGGGGTTGTAGTTCATGAAAGAGAAGAACTCTATCATGCGCTCCAGAATGTTCTGCAGGACAAAACAGTAGGCATTGTTCTTCTGACGGAGAAATTCGGCAGAGAATTTCCGGATATCATTGATGAGTTCCGGCTGGAGAGAAAGATGCCTCTTCTGATCGAGATTCCTGACAGGCACGGAACCGGCCGCAGTAAAGACTTTATCACTTCTTATATTACAGAAGCAATCGGACTGAAATTATAA